The Pseudomonas putida nucleotide sequence CACATGTTCCAGGGCATGTTCCGGGGCAATGTCGGCGCCGCCCTTGGCGATGGCCGCGACCAGCTCGATTTCGTGGCAAAACTCATCGGTCTGCGGCGGGAAGGGCAGTTCGCCCTGCGCCTCGACCACGTTGCTCGCCGGTTTCATGAAGAACACCGGCTCCTGTGGCGCCGGGCCGTAGGATTCCGGCCATGGGTAGTTGCGGCCCAGGCAGAACACCCGGCCGACCGGGAAGCGCGTTGCGCTGCCGCGGATCGGCAGGCTGACGATGGCCGGCGGGTTGAACAGGTAGGTCATGGGTGGATCCTCCGTGCTGGAGTGGCCAGCGTAAGTCAGAGGCTGGCCGGCAAAGTTGGACGAAAACGGGGTCGGCTTGGACTAATCCGGGCTCATGCCGCCGTCTTCAGCTCGATGCGATACAGCTTGCCGAGCAGCAGCGAGTAGGACAGGGTGCCCATCAGCGCCACCCCACCGATGAACCAGAACGCCATGGCGAACGAGCCACTGGCTTGCACGACCAGGCCAATCACGATCGGCGTGACAATCCCGCCGATGTTGGCTGCCAGGCTTGTGATCCCGCCGGTCAGGCCGATCAGCTCCTTGGGCGCCACTTCCGACACCGCCGCCCACGACGATGAGGCGATGCCCTGGGCAAAGAACGCCAGGGTGAGGATGGCGATGCACAGCACATTGGAGTCGGTGAAGTTCACCAGCACGATCGACATGCCCAGCATCGAGCCCACCACCAGCGGCAGCTTGCGGGCGAACGACAGCGAGTAGCCCTTGCGGATCAGCAGGTCGGACACGATCCCCGCGAGGAGGATGCCGACCGTGGCACCAATGAACGGCATGACGGCGAAGATGCCGACCTTGATCAAGGTCAGCTGGCGCTCTTCGATCAGATAGGTGGGGAACCAGGTGAGGAAGAAATACAGCGCAGAGGTGCTGGCGAACTTGCCCAGGCAGATGGCCCAGACCTGGCGATAGCGGAACAGCTCAGCCACCTGGCGCCAGTCGAAGCGGGTGCGCTGCTGGCTGCTTTTCACCAGTGCGCCGCCGTCTTCGATGTAGGCCAGTTCTTCCTTGCTGACCTTCTTGCAAGACAGCGGGTCGCGGTACAGCCACAGCCACACCACGCCGAACAGGATGCCGATAAGGCCAGTGCTGTAGAACACGTGGCGCCAGTCGTAGGTGGTCGCCAGCCACAGCAGCGCGCCAGTGAACAGCGCGGTGCCCAGGTACTGGCCGCACACGTAGATGCTGCTGGCCATGCCGCGCTCGCGGGCAGGGAACCACACTGTGACCGCGCGGCTATTGGCCGGGAAGGCAGGGGCTTCCATGGCGCCGACCGCCAGGCGCAGGCCGAACAGCGAGGCAAAGCCGCTGGCAAGCCCTTGGGCCACGGTGACCGCCGACCAGCTGATCAGCGATACGCCGTAGGTCAGGCGCGAACCAAAGCGGTCGGCGATGAAGCCGGCTGGCACCAGGGCCAGGGCGTAGGTCCAGGCGAAGGCGGAGAAGATCAGGCCCATCTCGACCTTGTCCAGGCCCAGGTCCTTGGCCATGAACGGCGCAGCGATGGAAATGTTCACCCGGTCGACGTAGTTGATGATGGTCGCCAGCAGCAGCAGCGACAGCATGAACCAGCGGCGGCGGGTAGGCAGGCGCTGGGCAGGGGCCGCGTCCAGCGCGTATGAAGACGCGGCGCGGGGGGTAGGCGTGCTCGACATGAGTCGACCTCGTTTGTTGTTGTTGGTAGAGGTTGGGCTGCAGTCCCTTTTCTAAGGTGGTCGTACAACGATAGGAATGCAACGGCGGTTTTAGACCGTTTTTTTCACGGCAGGCGGGGCAGGACTGCGCTGTCCAAGAAAATTCGCCGTTGGGGTTTTGTTCTGTTTTTCTGCTGTATGTCGCGTTTTTGGCGGGCTGCGTGGATTTGCTGTTGCGCAGGTTTTTGCAGAAGGGGTTAAATTGCAGAGTTTGGACATCGTACAACTTAGTGCCCCGCAACCCGGAGATTGCCCATGCCCCCCAAGCGCGAGGTCCCGACCTACGTCATGCAGCAGCGCAGCGAGCTGATGGATTTCTACATCCGCGACCAGCGCGGCCGCCCCGCCGAGACCGCGCCGCATCGTCACGAGTATTTCCAGATCCAGGTCAATTTCGGCGGCGACACGGTGCAGCACATCGGCAGCGTGCAGCGCCCATTCAGGCGCAACACCCTGGCCTTCATCCTGCCGCATAGGGTGCATGTGATCCCGCACCCGTCCGACAGCGACTTCGTGGTGATCAATTTCTCCCAGACATTCCTGCTGCCGCACCTGGCCTGCGACCCGATGGACCTGGAAGAGGTGTCGATCCTGCAGGCGCCGGAACTGTCACCGTTCCGCTTCCAGGAACATCTCGACTTCTGCCTGGACGAGGCGGATTTCGCCGAGGTCCGGCAGGTCCTCGAACGCATGCGCGCACTGGATGCCAACCGCCGTTTTGGCACCCGCGAAGTGCTCAAGGGCCTGTTGCTGCAACTGATCGGCCAGGTTTGCAGCCTGTACGCCGAGACGCTGCGCGAACTGGCTGACAGCAATGCGGCCCAGCTCAGCCGCCGCGCCGCGCTGGGGCGCATGAGCGAGTATTTGCGTCGGCACATCGACGACCCCGACCTGAACCTGCAGAAGGTTGCCGCCGCCACCTACCTGTCGCCGACCTACCTGACCCACTGGCTGCGCAAGGAAATCGGCAAGACCTTCAGCGAGCTGGTGCTGGAGCGGCGCATGCACACCGCGCGCAACTACCTGCTCAACGGCAGCCGCCCGGTGGGCGAGGTGGCGCGGCTCTGTGGTTTCGCCGATGAAGCCTACTTCTCCCGGCGCTTCCGCCAGATCCACGGCCTGCCACCCGGGCAGTTCCGCCGCCAGCAGCGCGACCCGGATACGCCGCAGGTGGCGATGCGGTAAGCTTGCCGGCATGAACCTCGACACCCGTATCAAGTACCGCCACCTGCTGTGCTTCCTGGAGATTGCCCGGCAGGGCAGCCTGGCCAGGGCTGCCGACATTCTGGCGATCAGCCAGCCGGCGATTTCCAAGACCCTCAAGGAACTCGAGGACCTGCTTGAAGCGCGCCTGTTCGAGCGCAGCCGCCAAGGCGTCGAGCTGACCCCGGCTGGTACGCGTTTCATGCGCTACGCCGGGCCTAGCGTGCAGGCGCTGCGTGATGGCGTCAGCAGCTTGCGTGGCGAAGCGCGGGCGCCGTCGCAGGTGCGCATTGGCGTGTTGTCGACGGTCGAAGGGTTGCTGATGCCCGAGGTGCTGTGCCGCCTGCATCAGCGCCACGAGGCATTGGTGATCAGCGTGGTCACGGGGATCAGTGCGCAGTTGCTCGGGCAACTGCGCCTGGGTGAGCTGGAGCTGGTGGTTGGGCGCATGACCGACAGCCCGCAGATCCAGGGGTTGTCGTTCGAGCACTTGTACAGCGAATCCATGGCGCTGGTGGTGCGCCCTGGCCATCCCTTGCTTGCCAGCGCACTAGTGGAGCGGCAGCGGGTCGGCCAGTATCCGCTGGTGCTGCCACCGCCGGGTACCACCATCCGCCAGCATGCTGACAGCCTGTTCGTGCAGTGTGGCATCCAGATGCCGGCGCAGCGCCTGGAGACCTTGTCGTTGGCATTGAGCCGTCGTTACCTGCTGGGTAGCGATGCGCTGTGGGTGGCGCCGCGTGATGCGGTGCTGCTGGATTTGCGCCGGGGGGAGCTGGCCGAACTGGATCTCGGTGTGCGTGAGCCGGGTGGTTCGGTGGGCATCTGCCGGAATGCGGCATTGCCACTGAGCCTGCCGGGGCAGTGGGTGTGCGAGGTGCTGCGCGAGCTCGCTGAGCAGTATCGGGAAGGGCGGTATCCTTGAGGTGCCTGCCGCAAGATTTTCAGCGCCTGTGAGATCTTGCGGCAGGCACTCAGAACCACCCGAAATAAAAACCCACAAAAACCAGGAAAACCTGGCACAAAGGGTCAATACTGGCCAATGGCTGTAAAGCTTCCATGAAGAAGCCTTTAACTACTGAACTTCCTTACGAAAACCCGCTCTTATGCCGGTAGCCATTGGTGATGGCCGCCTGATAAGCTCGCGGCTTTACCCTGATTGCCCTTATGGCGCATGAACAAGGAAATAGCATGAAACAGCATCGTCTGGCGGCTGCGGTTGCCCTGGTAGGCCTGGTACTGGCTGGCTGTGATCAACAAGCCAGCAGCCCCGAGCTGAAGACTCCGGCACAGAAAGCCTCCTACGGTATCGGCCTGAACATGGGCAAGAGCCTGGCTCAGGAAGGCATGGAAGACCTTGATTCGAAAGCGGTCGCCCTCGGCATCGAAGACGCTGTCGGCAAGAAGGAGCAACGCATCAAAGACGAAGAGCTGGTAGAAGCCTTCACCGCGCTGCAGAAGCGCGCCGAAGAGCGCCTGGCCAAGGCCAGCGAAGAAGCTGCCAGCGCCGGCAAGAAATTCCTCGAAGAAAACGCCAAGAAGCCTGGCGTGGTCACCACCGCCTCCGGCCTGCAGTACGAAGTCGTGAAGAAGGCCGACGGCCCGCAGCCGAAGCCGACCGACGTGGTCACCGTTCATTACGAAGGCAAGCTGATCGATGGCAAGGTGTTCGACAGCTCGGTCGAGCGCGGCAGCCCGATCGACCTGCCAGTCAGCGGTGTGATCCCAGGCTGGGTCGAAGGCCTGCAGCTGATGCACGTTGGCGAGAAGTACAAGCTGTTCATCCCGGCTGAACTGGCCTACGGCGCCCAGAGCCCGAGCCCGCTGATCCCGGCCAACTCGGTCCTGGTCTTCGACCTCGAACTGATCGCCATCAAGGACCCGGCCCAGCTGCAGGGTGGCGAAGCGCCGGAAGCTGAAGCCCCGGCCGAAGCACCTGCCAAGTAATAACGGCTGGTAGCTGCACAACGCCCCGTCCTGACGGGGCGTTGTCGTTTGTGGGGGATGATTCGGCGAACCTCATGCGGCTGCCACTGTCCGAGCAAGAGTAGTGTGAAGAAGCCGCACGTGTCCTGAAGCAAATCGTTTGCGGAACTGAAACGACTGTGTAAAAAACGCCCGATCTGACCGGGGCCCTTGCCTTGTGGGCGCCAGCCGTCACAAACTTCGCCCTGTTCACAAGGTTATCCACAATAAATGTGGATAACCTTTCCCTGCTGGAGGCTCCATGAGCGCACCCTGGAATTTCGCCCGTTTCCTGCCCCTGGCCGAACGCCTGCTCAGCCGTGGCCGGTTGCCGGCCTTGCTGTTCGCAGTGGCCCGCAAAGGCCCGCGCATCGGCCAGCTGCGCGACGACGTCAAGCTGCTGCAGTCGCTGTGCCTGGCCTGGTGGCGCGGTGAGTACCGTGCCATCAGCCCCAAGGCACTGGTGACCATCGTCGCCGGCTTGCTGTACTTCGTCAGCCCCATCGACGCGATCCCCGACTGGATTCTGGGTGTGGGCTTTCTCGATGACATCGCCGTGCTTGGCTGGGTGCTGAAGACCGTGGCCGATGAGCTGGCGCGTTTCAAGGCCTGGCGCGACAGCCAGGCGCCCGAGCGTCTGCGGGTGGTCGAACGCCTGCCCGATACCCCCGAAGCGCTGCGCCTGGAGCGCAATACGCACTGAAATCGAGCAAGTCCCCACAGACTCCCGCGCTTGGTAATATAATTGGCATAAGCGTTATGCCTACGGATTACATGCGGTAATCCTTACGTAAGGGGGTTGTAATGGGTATTCAGGTCATTAGCCGGGACGGTCAGCCCGAGTACGCCGTCGTGCCCTGGGAGCAGTATCAGGCGCTGCTCAAGGCAGCCGGGCAGGCACCCGCCGAGGTGGCTGTCGAATCAGCGCAACAGAGCGCCCCGCCTGCCAGCCTGCCCGCGTTCAGTGAAGTGGCACAGCTGCGCCAGGCCAAAGGCATCGCCCCTGAGCAGTTGGCGCGTAATGTCGGGGTGAGCCCGGCTTACCTGGCCATGATCGAATCGGGCGAGCGCCAGCCGGATGCTGCGATCCGCCGTGCCCTGGCGTGGCACCTGGGGGTGGCCGGCTGGAGCGAACCGTCATGAGCCAGGTCAGGATCAGCCGACAGCATTGGCAAAACCTGCTGGACGAGCTTGACCTGGCCCGCCGTCAACGCCACCTGCTCACCTACCGTGCGCTGATCGAGCGCCTGCAGTTGCCCAGCCCGGCCATGCAGACCCTCACCGCTGCGCTGGAGTACCTGGCGGTGCTCGATGCCCGTGCCGAGCAGCCGCTGCGCAGTTCGCTGGTCATCAGCCAGGGGGCCAGTCGCTTGCCGCGCACCGGCTTTTTCGAATGCGTGGAGCGCCTGGGGCGCTTCACCGGGCCGGTGGATGGCATGGAAGCGGCTTCCTGGCATGCCTCCGAAGTAGTTCGGGTGTTTGAGTACAGCTATCCCGAGCACGCCTGAGGGTTATGCATTGCCTGTGCTGGCCTCTTCGCGGGCACAGGCAATGCATCTCGATGGATCACGCCGCAGGGGTTGCCGTCGGCATCCAGTACATCCAGTTCCTTCAAGTCACCATTGCGGCCAAACAATTCCATGACCTGGCCGAGCGTGGCATTCAGCCCCACTGTCGGTTGCTCGACCAGAGCCGCAGGCAGCACCTGTGCCAGCAGCTGCTGACTCTCCCGCACCGCCATCTCCTGCGGCCGCCCCAGCAGGTACCCCTGCACCAGGTCCACCCCCATCTCGGTCAACACCGCCAGCTCTTCCGCCAGCTCGATCCCTTCGGCTATCACCTGCGCCTTCGACGCCCGGGCAATCTGCAGGATGGAGCCGACGAACTCGCGTTTGAGCGGATCGCGGTGGATGCCATCGATGAAGTGGCGGTCGATCTTCACGTACTCGGGACGCAGCTCCGACCACAGACGCAGGCTCGAATAGCCGGCGCCGAGGTCATCCAGGGCGATGGAAAAGCCCATGTCGCGGTAGTGGTGCAAGGCATTGGACAGCAGCTGGAAATCGTCGGTAGGGGTCTGCTCGGTCAGTTCGATCACTACCCGGCTGGGTGCCAGCCCCACTTGCTCGAGCAGCTTGAGGGTGCGCCCGGAAGGGTAGTGCGGTTCCAGCAGCGATTCAGGTGAGATGTTGAGAAACAGCTTGCCGTCGAGCCCCTGCTCGCTGAAGCGTCGGCACGCGCTTTCCCGGCACGCGGCCTCCAGCTCGGTCAGATGACCGGACTGGCGGGCGATGGTGAACAGGTTCAATGGCGAATGCAGCGGGCTGTTGGACGGGCCGCGGCTCAAGGCTTCATGGCCGAAGATACGCCGTTCGCTGAGGCAGACGATCGGCTGGAACAGGCTGTGAATGCTGCGCTGAGCCAGAATTGCGCTCAAGGCAGTGAGCTGTTCGGCGACGGTCATGACGGTATCCTGAAAATGAAAGGGCCGGGCATTTGCATGCCCGGCCCCTCTATTTCACGACAGTGCGATGACTGTTTGATGACGGGTCACATTAATCTGCCATCATCGGTCAGGTTACTTCTTGGCCACCGTGCTGCTTTCCCGGAGGTAGTCGATCAGGATGCGACCGGTCTCGGCCAGGTAGGCGTCGTCTTCCGGCTTGGTCTTGTCATCCTCGTCCGGCAGGGCGTCCTCGTCGACTTTCTTCAGCTCCTTGAGCGGCTCCTCGCCCTTGGCCTTGCGACGGATGTTCTCCATCGCCAGTTGCTTGGCTTCGACGTCATCGTGGCGGGCACGACGCTCCTGCTCGTTGAGGCTGACGGTCTTCTCGTCCATCAGCTTCTGGGTCAGGGCCAGGCGGTCACGGATGTAGGTGAACTCGGCATCCTTGGCGCTGCGTGCGTCATGCTTGGCCTTGAGGTCAGCCAGGAACGGCTTGAACGGGTCGGAGGCCGGCTTCACCACCGGGCGGATGGTGTCCCACGGCATGGCCTCAGGCAGGGCGCTTTCGCCGATTTCCTTGGTGTCGATGATCGACGGGTAGTCGATGTCCGGGAGCACGCCCTGGTGCTGGGTGCTCTGCCCGGAAACCCGGTAGAACTTGGCCAGGGTCAGCTTAAGCTCGCCATGGTTGAGCGGCTGGATGGTTTGCACGGTGCCTTTGCCGAAGGTCTGGCCACCGATGATCAGCGCACGGTGATAGTCCTGCATGGCACCGGCGAAGATCTCCGAGGCCGAGGCCGAGAGGCGGTTGACCAGCAGCGCCATCGGGCCTTTGTAGAAGGCGCCCGGGTTTTCGTCCTCGAGCACGTCGACACGGCCGTCGCTGTTGCGTACCAGCACGGTCGGGCCTTTCTCGATGAACAGGCTGGTCAGCTCGGTGGCTTCCTGCAGGGAACCGCCGCCGTTGTTGCGCAGGTCGATGACCACGCCGTCGACTTTTTCCTTCTGCAGTTCGGTGAGCAGTTTCTTCACGTCGCGCGTGGTGCTCTTGTAGTCTGGGTCACCGGCACGGTAGGCCTTGAAGTCCAGGTAGAAAGCAGGGATCTCGATGATGCCGAGCTTGTAGTCACGCCCGTCCTGCTTGAGCTTGAGCACCGACTTCTTCGCCGCCTGCTCTTCGAGCTTCACGGCTTCGCGGGTGATCGAGACGATCTTGCTGGTCTGGTCGCTTGGCGCATTGCTGGCCGGGATGACCTCCAGGCGCACCACCGAGCCTTTCGGGCCACGGATCAGCTTGACCACTTCGTCCAGGCGCCAGCCGACCACGTCGACCATTTCCTTGTTGCCCTGGGCGACGCCGATGATCTTGTCCGCCGGTGCCACCTGCTTGGTCTTGGCGGCCGGGCCTGCCGGCACCAGGCGCACGATCTTGACCTGGTCGTTGTCGCTCTGCAGCACCGCGCCAATGCCTTCGAGCGACAGGCTCATGTTGATGTCGAAGTTCTCGGCGTTGTCCGGCGACAGGTAGTTGGTGTGCGGGTCGTAGGACTGGGCGAAGGTATTGATGTAGGCCTGGAAGATGTCCTCGGCACGGGTCTGGTCCAGGCGCGCCAGCTGGTTCTTGTAGCGCTTGGTCAGGGTTTCCTGGATCTGCTTCGGCTCTTTGCCGGCGATCTTCTGGCGCAGCACCTCGTCCTTGACGCGTTTGCGCCACAGGTCGTCGAGCGCGGCCTGGTCCTTCTCCCACGGGGCATCCTTGCGGTCGATCAGCAAGGTTTCCTTGGTGGTGAAGTCCATCTTGTCGACACCCTTGGCCAGCTCGGCCAGGGCGAAGTCCAGGCGCTGCTTGACGCGGTCGAGGTAGCGCTTGTAGATGGTGAAGCCGGGGTCGAGGTTGCCGCTCTTGAGGAAGTCGTCGAACTGCGTCTTCCACTTGTCGAATTCAGCGATGTCGGCTGCGGTGAAGTAGCTGCGGGCCGGGTCGAGCAGCTTGATGTAGCTGTCGTAGATGATCACCGAGCGGGCGTCATCGAGTGGCGGCTTGCTGTAATGGTGACGCTTGAGCAGCTCCACCACGTTGAGGCTGGCGACGATTTCGTCGCGGTCCGGCTGCAGGCTGTCCCACTTGTTGGCGGCCGCCGCATTGCCGCCGAGCGTGAGGCTACCCAGGCCAACGATGAGGGCCAGGGCGGTGCTAGGGAGGAAATGCTTCATGCTGATTCGACGTGGAGGCAATTGATCACGCATAGTAGGCCGTCTTTTCCGTTCGCCGGTTCCATCGGAGCCGGACAA carries:
- a CDS encoding MFS transporter translates to MSSTPTPRAASSYALDAAPAQRLPTRRRWFMLSLLLLATIINYVDRVNISIAAPFMAKDLGLDKVEMGLIFSAFAWTYALALVPAGFIADRFGSRLTYGVSLISWSAVTVAQGLASGFASLFGLRLAVGAMEAPAFPANSRAVTVWFPARERGMASSIYVCGQYLGTALFTGALLWLATTYDWRHVFYSTGLIGILFGVVWLWLYRDPLSCKKVSKEELAYIEDGGALVKSSQQRTRFDWRQVAELFRYRQVWAICLGKFASTSALYFFLTWFPTYLIEERQLTLIKVGIFAVMPFIGATVGILLAGIVSDLLIRKGYSLSFARKLPLVVGSMLGMSIVLVNFTDSNVLCIAILTLAFFAQGIASSSWAAVSEVAPKELIGLTGGITSLAANIGGIVTPIVIGLVVQASGSFAMAFWFIGGVALMGTLSYSLLLGKLYRIELKTAA
- a CDS encoding helix-turn-helix transcriptional regulator translates to MPPKREVPTYVMQQRSELMDFYIRDQRGRPAETAPHRHEYFQIQVNFGGDTVQHIGSVQRPFRRNTLAFILPHRVHVIPHPSDSDFVVINFSQTFLLPHLACDPMDLEEVSILQAPELSPFRFQEHLDFCLDEADFAEVRQVLERMRALDANRRFGTREVLKGLLLQLIGQVCSLYAETLRELADSNAAQLSRRAALGRMSEYLRRHIDDPDLNLQKVAAATYLSPTYLTHWLRKEIGKTFSELVLERRMHTARNYLLNGSRPVGEVARLCGFADEAYFSRRFRQIHGLPPGQFRRQQRDPDTPQVAMR
- the pcaQ gene encoding pca operon transcription factor PcaQ, whose product is MNLDTRIKYRHLLCFLEIARQGSLARAADILAISQPAISKTLKELEDLLEARLFERSRQGVELTPAGTRFMRYAGPSVQALRDGVSSLRGEARAPSQVRIGVLSTVEGLLMPEVLCRLHQRHEALVISVVTGISAQLLGQLRLGELELVVGRMTDSPQIQGLSFEHLYSESMALVVRPGHPLLASALVERQRVGQYPLVLPPPGTTIRQHADSLFVQCGIQMPAQRLETLSLALSRRYLLGSDALWVAPRDAVLLDLRRGELAELDLGVREPGGSVGICRNAALPLSLPGQWVCEVLRELAEQYREGRYP
- a CDS encoding FKBP-type peptidyl-prolyl cis-trans isomerase; this encodes MKQHRLAAAVALVGLVLAGCDQQASSPELKTPAQKASYGIGLNMGKSLAQEGMEDLDSKAVALGIEDAVGKKEQRIKDEELVEAFTALQKRAEERLAKASEEAASAGKKFLEENAKKPGVVTTASGLQYEVVKKADGPQPKPTDVVTVHYEGKLIDGKVFDSSVERGSPIDLPVSGVIPGWVEGLQLMHVGEKYKLFIPAELAYGAQSPSPLIPANSVLVFDLELIAIKDPAQLQGGEAPEAEAPAEAPAK
- a CDS encoding YkvA family protein, translating into MSAPWNFARFLPLAERLLSRGRLPALLFAVARKGPRIGQLRDDVKLLQSLCLAWWRGEYRAISPKALVTIVAGLLYFVSPIDAIPDWILGVGFLDDIAVLGWVLKTVADELARFKAWRDSQAPERLRVVERLPDTPEALRLERNTH
- a CDS encoding helix-turn-helix domain-containing protein is translated as MGIQVISRDGQPEYAVVPWEQYQALLKAAGQAPAEVAVESAQQSAPPASLPAFSEVAQLRQAKGIAPEQLARNVGVSPAYLAMIESGERQPDAAIRRALAWHLGVAGWSEPS
- a CDS encoding EAL domain-containing protein, with protein sequence MTVAEQLTALSAILAQRSIHSLFQPIVCLSERRIFGHEALSRGPSNSPLHSPLNLFTIARQSGHLTELEAACRESACRRFSEQGLDGKLFLNISPESLLEPHYPSGRTLKLLEQVGLAPSRVVIELTEQTPTDDFQLLSNALHHYRDMGFSIALDDLGAGYSSLRLWSELRPEYVKIDRHFIDGIHRDPLKREFVGSILQIARASKAQVIAEGIELAEELAVLTEMGVDLVQGYLLGRPQEMAVRESQQLLAQVLPAALVEQPTVGLNATLGQVMELFGRNGDLKELDVLDADGNPCGVIHRDALPVPAKRPAQAMHNPQACSG
- a CDS encoding carboxy terminal-processing peptidase, with product MKHFLPSTALALIVGLGSLTLGGNAAAANKWDSLQPDRDEIVASLNVVELLKRHHYSKPPLDDARSVIIYDSYIKLLDPARSYFTAADIAEFDKWKTQFDDFLKSGNLDPGFTIYKRYLDRVKQRLDFALAELAKGVDKMDFTTKETLLIDRKDAPWEKDQAALDDLWRKRVKDEVLRQKIAGKEPKQIQETLTKRYKNQLARLDQTRAEDIFQAYINTFAQSYDPHTNYLSPDNAENFDINMSLSLEGIGAVLQSDNDQVKIVRLVPAGPAAKTKQVAPADKIIGVAQGNKEMVDVVGWRLDEVVKLIRGPKGSVVRLEVIPASNAPSDQTSKIVSITREAVKLEEQAAKKSVLKLKQDGRDYKLGIIEIPAFYLDFKAYRAGDPDYKSTTRDVKKLLTELQKEKVDGVVIDLRNNGGGSLQEATELTSLFIEKGPTVLVRNSDGRVDVLEDENPGAFYKGPMALLVNRLSASASEIFAGAMQDYHRALIIGGQTFGKGTVQTIQPLNHGELKLTLAKFYRVSGQSTQHQGVLPDIDYPSIIDTKEIGESALPEAMPWDTIRPVVKPASDPFKPFLADLKAKHDARSAKDAEFTYIRDRLALTQKLMDEKTVSLNEQERRARHDDVEAKQLAMENIRRKAKGEEPLKELKKVDEDALPDEDDKTKPEDDAYLAETGRILIDYLRESSTVAKK